The DNA segment GTATCAGAAGTCCGGTCTTCGGTGTCATGCCGAGGAGCGATGGGGTGCCCCGTTTTCGGCGGCGGCGGGCCCGTCCTCAACTCGGACGTCGTTCCGCGCGGTGGAGGCGGCGCTTTGCGCTCAGGGGACAGTGCTTTTGGGTGTGACCGCGCGAGAACGCCGACCCTCGAACATGAGTATCCTCCCACCGCCGCCGAAAACGGGACACCCCCTCGCTCCCTTGTGGCGAAAGGCCGAGCCGCGCGACTTCTGGAAGGGATCACGTTTCCAGGGGACTAGGCCTGCCTAGGCCGCGCAGAACTTACGGCCGAGCGCGCCGCACGGGACGAGGTCGGCCTCGCGGTCGGCCAGGAGCTCGGCGATTTGCCCATGGCACGCGCCGCAGTCGCCGCCGGCGCGGCAGGCGCGGGTCACCTCGGCGACCGAGCGCGCGCCCGCGTCGAGGACTTGCTCGATCTCGGAGTCGGTAACGGCGAAGCAGCTGCACACGTACATCGCCCTTGAGTGATACTGAAACCCGTTTTCAATTTCAAGGGGCGCCAACGTTTTCTTCGAAACGGCGGCTTCAACTGACAACCGGCCTGAGGCCTCCTCGAAAACACGAGCCGCCGCGCCGCTCTCGGCGGCGCGGCTCCGGTCACGTCGCGCGAAGCGCGGACCTAGTCGCGAATTTGCTGGGCGAGGTAGTTGGCCTCGCCGAGCTGCTTGACGAGCTCAAGCTGAGCCTCGAGCCAGTCGACGTGCTCCTCTTCGGAGGTGAGAATGTCTCGGAGGAGCTCCTCCGTGCCGTGATCGCCGGCGTCACGGCAGGTCGCGATCGAGCGGTTTAACAGCGGGATCGCGACGAGCTCGACGCCGTAGTCGTTCTTCAACATCTCGGGGACCGTCTGGCCGACGTTGATCTTGCCGAGCCGCTGCACGTTCGGCAGCCCCTCGAGGTAGAGCACGCGCTCGATGAGGCGGTCGGCGTGCTTCATCTCGTCGATCGACTCGGCGTGGAGCTTCGCGGCGAGGCGCGCGAACCCCCAGTTCTTCAGCATCTTGCCGTGCAAGAAGTACTGGTTGATGGCGGTGAGCTCCCCCGTGAGGATTTCGTTCAGCAGATCGATGATTTTGGCGTCGCCCTTCATGCCCTCTACGATGCCGAAGTTCTGCTTGGGTTGCAACGCAACTGACCGAAATCACGGAAGATTCGCCTTTGACTTTCACTTTCACTTTGGCGGCGCGCCCCGGTCGGTGAGGACCTCCAGGCTGAGCCACACGTCGACGCCGGGGCGGCCGAGCCGACCGGAGCCGACCGCACGCACGAGCAAGCACTGGCAGGCGTCGCGGAGCTCGAGGGCGCCGAACGCGCCGAGGAGCGTGGGGCTGCGCGAGGTCAGCACCGCCCCGTCGGCCCCGCCGGAGACGCTCACGCGCCGCGCCACCGGGACGGTCCCACGACCTCCGACGGACGTGCCCGCGGAGGTCAGCCACGGACCGGGCGTGTCGGCGCCGCCGTCCGCGAGGCGCGCGGCCCCGGTCGCGTCGACCGTCGAGCCGTAGACGACCCGCCCCTGCACACGCACCCCGTCCTCGGGGCCCACCCGCGCTCGCGCCTCGGCGAAGGCGGCGCTGGGGAGGCCGGTGGCGTCTCCCGCGAGCCACCCCCCCTGCGCGGACGCCGCCGCCCAGCGCGAGCGCGCCGCGAGCCTGCCCTGCGCGCCGGCTGTGGGGCGATCGCGAGCGGTCAGCGCGCCCGCCGTGAGCTCGAGGCTGAGCGCCGAGCGGCTCGCGACGGGGCCCAGCGCCGTCCTCACGCCCGCAGCGACCGCCGCGGAGCGAGCCTCAGGCACGTCTCCGGAGAGCGGAGTGATCCCGAGGGCGGGGCGGCCCGACAGACCTCCTGCGGCCGCCGTGACGAGCGGCTCCACCGTGTGCACCAGTCCCCCGTTTCGGTCGCCGAAGCGGCGGGCGAGCGGCACGCCCGCGCGCGCGCGGACGAGCGCCGCGAGGAGCCCCAGCGAGTCTCGCTGCGGGCCGAGGCCGGGCCCGTGGGTGCCGGTCGCTTCCGCTGTCGCGCCGACCTTTCCGGCGATCGCGCCGAGCGTGCCCACGAGCTCCGCGCCGCCGCGCGCGCGAGCAACGTGAACCACGCCGCTCGCCTCGCCGGTCGTCGACAGCGAGCGCGCGGCCGCGTCGATCCAGCCCTGCGCCGCACCGCCGGCGGACACGCCGCGTGCGCCAAAGCCAACCACGGGGCCCGTCGCGCCGAGCGAGTCGATCGAGCCCCCGCGAGGGAGCGCGCTCTCTGCGCCGCCCGTCACGCGGCCCCACCCGGGAGCCCAGGTAGCCTCGATGGAGGCGCGATCCCAAGGCCGCGCGGCGTCGTCGAGCCGCGTCGTGGCGACGAGCGCGCGGTCCCCGCGGAGCAGGTCGAGGTCCCAGGACACGGGCGCGAGCGCGCCCGCGCCGAAGCCCCGTGCGTCGACGGAGAGCCCCGTGCGGGTGAGGTGATCCACGCGCACGTGGGTCTGCGAGGTGGGCGAGAGCAAGCGCGCGTCGACGACGCCCCCTCCGCGCGTGTAGCCGCCGAGTCGGAGGTCGAGCGCGCCGATCTCGCCCGAAGCGCGGTGCCATGGGAGGTGGCCGCCCAGACCTCCGTACAGTCCATCGCTGCCGCGGTACGCGAGAACCGGCGGGGGCAGACCCGGCCGGGACGGCGCGCGGAGCCAGAACGCGGGTAGCCAGAGCACCGGCAGGCCGTACAGCGCGAGCGTGGGGCGCTCGAGGAACAGATCCGCGGGCGGCGCCACCTTCGCCCCTTGGAAGGTGACCGAGAGCGGAGCGCCGAGGCACGGGCAGAAGGCGAGCGTCCCCTCGCCCTTCACGTCGAGCGGTCCGCCTCCGACGCGACGGAGGGAGACGCGGTGGCTTCGGAGGTGAAACGGCGGCGAGTCGACGCGGACGTCGCCCTCGAGCAGCAGCTCTCCGCGACCCGCGTCGAAGGTCACCGAGGAGGCGTGCACCTCCGCGTCCGCCGCGCGCGCGGCGCTCGGGTGCAGCCCGACGCACACCGCGGCGAGGCTGGCCCACGCGCGCTTCGTCGCGCGCAGCGAGCGGCGACGCACGCGGGGGACCGAGGCGCAGCGGCGGGCGGGGAGACAGCTCATGCAGCAACGGACCGAGGCGACGTGGCCATGGGTGTTACCACCACTCGGCGACGCCGCCTCGTTCATGCGCGCCTCCGCGCGCCGCTCAGGCCCGAGCGTCTGTCCTACGAGGTGCGGACGAGCTGAGCGCGGACGAGCTGTGTGCGGGGCTCAGACGCCCGAGGTCGACCCGGGCCGCCCCCCTACGCCGCGAGGTCCTCCGACGTGGGGCGCCGTCATGGGTGGATCCGGTGTCACTGGATCGACCCCCGAGCGTCAGAAGACGGTCGTGAACGTGTCGCGCCGCTGGCTCGGCGGCCACGTGAGCGCTCGCACGGACTTTTCGGCGCAGGCGACGATCTTCCGGGAGAGGCCCGCCTCGTAGCGGAGGGTCGCCGAGGACACGCCCCTCGGCTTGTGCTCGAACGCGACCGTCGCGGTCACGCCGATCGCGCGGCCGTTCCGCACCGCGGTCCTGATCGTGACCTTCGCGTGCGAGGGCACGGAGCAGCGGGCGAGGACGCCGTTCATCGGGCCCGTGAGCTGAGGGTCCGTGAGCTGGAGGCGGTCGTCGCGCGGGCCGGTGGGCTCGGGCTCACGGATCGCCTCCTCGTAGCTCGCGGTCGAAGGGGGCGCCGGGGTCGGGGCAGGCGTGAGGGGCACCTTGGACCAGTCCGTGGGTGGCGGCCTGACGTCGGCCGGGGGAGGAGGCGCCTCGGGAGGTGGAGGCGGCGCCGCGCACGCCGCGATCCGCGCGATCACGAACCATCCGAAAGGGAGCACACCCCGCACCCTCGCGAAGGTACTACAGCTTCGAGGCGATCGCCGGTGCTGTCGCCCGTCCATGGACCGCACGGACCGCAGAAACGACGGAGGCGACGCGACCGAGGGTGTTTCCACCACTCGGCGACGTCGCCTCACTCATCCGAGCGGCAGCGCGGCGCGCTCAGTAGGTGCGCGCGCAGCGCCCGCTGGCCTTGCCGTACTGCCAGGTGACGGGCTTCCAGCTCGCCGGCGTCGCGTTTCGGCCGGCGAGGTACGCCTCGTTGTAGCGCGCGTGGCCCTCCCACGAATAGCCCACGAG comes from the Myxococcales bacterium genome and includes:
- a CDS encoding (2Fe-2S)-binding protein gives rise to the protein MYVCSCFAVTDSEIEQVLDAGARSVAEVTRACRAGGDCGACHGQIAELLADREADLVPCGALGRKFCAA
- the bfr gene encoding bacterioferritin codes for the protein MKGDAKIIDLLNEILTGELTAINQYFLHGKMLKNWGFARLAAKLHAESIDEMKHADRLIERVLYLEGLPNVQRLGKINVGQTVPEMLKNDYGVELVAIPLLNRSIATCRDAGDHGTEELLRDILTSEEEHVDWLEAQLELVKQLGEANYLAQQIRD